CCCGTGTTGCTCGCCGTCATTGCGCTGGCACCGGTGGCGCTGCTGGATCCGCTCGACGGGCTGGCGGAGATGAGCCAGACCCGTGCTCGGGTCGCGGGTGCGCGCGAGCGGCTCGATCAGCTCGGCCGGTCGCCGCTACCGGTCACCGATCCGACCGAGGAAGCGCGACCGGCCGGGCATGCCGTCGAGGTTCGTGGTCTCGCGGCGGCCTGGCCGAACGGCCCGCTGGTACTGCAGAACGTCGCCCTCGACCTGCCCGAAGGCGGCGTCGTGACCGTGACCGGGCCGAGCGGCAGCGGCAAGTCGACGCTCGCCGCCGTACTGCTGAAGTTCCTCGAGCCGAGTGCGGGAAAGGTACGTATCGGCGGAGTCGACATCGAGTCGTTGACGGGCGACCAGGTGCGCGGCGTCGTGGGCATGCTCGGGCAGGACGAACACGTCTTCGACACCTCCATCCGGGAGAACCTGCGAATCGCCCGCGCGGATGCCGGCGACGAGAGGCTCTGGACCGCACTGGACGACGCCGGCCTGGGCGAGTTCGTACGTACGCTTCCCGCCGGTCTCGACACCGCGGTCGGGGAGAACGGCGCCCGGCTGTCCGGCGGCGAGCGCCAGCGACTCGGACTGGCGCGGCTGCTGCTCGGAGACCACCGGGTGCTGATCCTCGACGAGCCCACCGAGCAACTCGATGAGGAGACCGGTGACGCGCTGCTCGCCGACCTTCTCGCACTGGCCACCGAACGCTCGATCCTGCTCATCACCCATCGCCCGACGACGCAGCTGTCTCACGTCGTGAGAGGCGAAACGGCACTGCTCAGGCGGTGAGGAGTCGGTCAGTCGGTCGAGACGGTGCCGTCCCAGACTGCTCGGGCGCCCGAGTCGCCAACCCGAACGACGTGCACCACCGACCCGACCGCAGCGGCGCTGGCGATCAGCCCGATCACGACGCTGACGACGGTCACCCGAGCACCGACCGTCGTACGCCCGTTGCCGAGGTCGAGCCGCTCGCCGCCTTCGGCAGTGGACCCGACTGCACCGACCGGCTCGGGTCGGCGTTCGGCGCGAGTGCCGGCGGCACGGTCCGCGTACCACCGATGCCACGCCCACTGGCCGACGCCCGCGATCGCGACCGCGATGGACCAGCCCAGCATCAGGTTTCCGAGCTCCTCGTGGCGGGTGACCAGTGGCGTGCCACCGCCGAGCTGATCGCGCAGCCAATCACCGGCGTTCGTGGTGACGGGCACCATCGCAAGGGCGGCGAGGCACGCGATCGGCGTCAGCACACCGAGCCATCGACGAGCACGGGGCCACCACGCCGACAACACGACACACAAGGCTGCCGTAGGGATGAGCACGATCGTCAGATGCACCAGCAGTACGTGCGCGGGCAGTCCGTTGATCTCGACGGGTCCCATAATGCTACGTCGCCACGATCTCGTTGCCCTGGACCTTGACCGACACCTTCGCGAGCGGCTCCGGCGCGGGACCCGACTTCACCTGACCGGTGGCGGCATCGAAGATCGAGTTGTGACATGGGCAGTGCAGCTCCGCTCCGTCGGGCTTCACCGCGCAGCCCTGATGCGTGCAGACCGAGCTGAACGCCACGACCTCGCCCTTCGTGGGCTGCGACAGAAGGATCGCCTCGCCGTTCACATCGGCCTGCGTCGACCCTCCGACCGGCACGTCGCTGACCTTTGCGATCGACTCACCCGACTTCGGTTTCGGCGCATCGCCGGTAGTCGTCGAACCCCCGGAGCCGCCGTCGGACTCGCCGTCTGAGCTGCCGCCGCACGCGGCGAGCACTGCCGCGCCGACCGCGCCGCCGCCGATGCCGATGGCGTTGCGCCGGGTGATGGGATGACTGACGGTCATCTGCCTTCCTCTCCGTTGGTGACGTCTGTGACTACGACCTGCGCCCACGGATAGTTCAATGGGAAACAACATTTCCTCGAAATCGAACCAGATCCGCGTCCGCAGCGTAGAAGGTGGTGGAGGTGCCGATGCCAGACGCTCAGGCCGAGATGCTGCGGTCCTTGCACGACGAGTACGGCGCGGCGCTGTGGGCGTTCGCGCTGCGAGGCACGCGCGGCGACGCAGCGGCCGCCGAGGACGTCGTACAGGAGACCCTGCTGCGGGCCTGGCGCCACATCGACACCCTCGACCCCGAGCAGGGGTCGCCGCGGGCGTGGCTCTACTCCGTCGCGCACCGGGTCATGATCGACGGCTGGCGCAAGTCGTCACGGATGCGAGAGGTGGTCGAGGCAGACGTACCCGAACGTGCGACGCCCGACAACACCGACGGGCTGCTCGACGGATGGCTCGTCGAGGAGGCGCTGGGCCGGCTCAGCGCCGACCACCGCGCCGTACTGCTGGAGTGCTACTACCGAGGGCAGTCGACGCGTGCCGCTGCCGACCGCCTCGGCATCCCGGAAGGCACGGTCAAGTCACGTACCCACTATGCGTTACGGGCGTTGCGTCTCGTACTCGCGGAGATGGGGGTGACGTCATGACCGACCCGTACGCACAGTCGAGCGACCCGTTCGAGCAGTACGACGCGGCGTACGTGCTCGGCGCATTGTCGCCCGGTGACCGGCGTGACTTCGAACGCCACCTCGAGAGCTGCGACCGCTGCGCCCGGTCCGTGCGCGAGCTCGCCGGAATGCCCGGCATCATGGCGCATGCCGATCCGCTTGCCGATGACTGGCCGGCGCCGCCCCTTCCGGACACGTTGCTGCCGCGAATGCTTGCTATCCGCGAGAAGGAGCGTCGTCGGCGGAACTGGCTCGTACGAGGCCTGATCGCCGGTGCGGCCGCGGTGCTCATGGTCGTGGTGGGCGTCGCGGTGACGGTCTCCGACGATTCGGACGACGGGCCGAGTGGCTCCAGCGTGTCTGCATTGGCGTTCAAGCAGCTCGTCGAGAGTCCCGTGCACGCGAGCGGTGACCTGAACGCCGTCGACTGGGGTACGCGCATCGACATCGACTGCACCTACGACGCGGGCACCGGGTACGAGGAGCGCTCGTACAAGCTCGTGGTCGCCGACGCAGACGGCAGCCGCCAGCAGGTCGCGGTGTGGAAGGTACGCCCCGGTCAGGACGTCGCGTTGACCGGCAGCACCGACCTCGCCCCCGGTGAGATCACCGCCATCGACATCGTCGACGCTGACGGCAACAGCCTGCTGCGCGCGAAGCCCTGACCCGCGGTGACCGGTCAGACGTCGATGACCAGATCGCTGAGCGGCTTGGAGCAGCAGAGCAGGATCTTGCCGTCGGCGATCTCCCGCGGACGGATGCCGCCCGCGTGCTGCATATCGACCTCGCCTTCGAGCATGGACTGCTTACAGGTGCCGCAGACGCCTTCGCCGCAAGACGTCGGTACGACGACACCTGCGCCAGACACGGCATCGAGGATCGTCGAGCCGCCGTCGCAGGTGACCGTACGACCGCTGCGGCGCAGCTCGATCGTATGGCCGGTCGCAGATCCGGCGGCGGTTTGAGCTGCCGGCGTTGGCGACTCAGCGATCGTGAAGCTCTCCTCGTGACAGCGCTCCGGGTCCACACCAGCCGTACGAAGCAGCTCGCGCACCGCCTCCATGTACGGGGGAGGCCCGCACGTGAAGACCTCCCGCTCGTGCAGGTCGGGTACGAGGCGAAGTAACAGCGGCAGGTCGAGTCGCCCGCGTGGTCCGTTCCACAGCTCGGTCGACGCGTCGCCCTCGCAGATCGCTGTGACGGACAGAAACGCTTCGCGTGCAAGCGTTTCGAGTTCATCGCGGAAGACGATGTCGACCGGGGTGCGCGCGTTGTGCAAGAACACCACGTCGGAACGATCGCCCCGGTCGTACATCGCGCGCGTCATCGACATCAGCGGTGTGATGCCGCTTCCGGCAGAGAGGAACAGGTAGCGAGGTGCGGCATGGTTGGCGGTCGAGAACACCCCGAGCGGCCCGCGTACGTCTACCCAGTCGTCGACGCCGAGGTTGTCGTGCAGCCAGTTCGAAACCGGTCCGCCGGGTACGCGTTTGACGGTGATCGTGACCGCATCGGGTCGAGTCGGCGGTGACGAGATGGTGTAGCAGCGTTCGAGCGTCTGGCCGTCGACATCGACGACGAGCGTCAAGTACTGGCCGGCGTCGAAGCGCAGCGGTCGCGGCAGCGAGAACGTGAAGCTCCTTACGTCGTGGGTGATGTCGTCGATCCGCGTACACCGCAGCGGCTGGGCTATCTCGTCGACCCCGAGGTCGACTCCGAGGTCGACGGCGGGGGTGCGCGTGAGTATCTCGGTCATGAGTGCAGGTACCTCCCGACCTCGGTGATGTACCAGTCGCAGAACGCGTCGACCTGGTACTCGTTCGGCGCGTACGGCCCCGGCTCGTACGCGGGGCTCCGAACGCCGGTCTGCGCGCGTACGACCAGCTCGGCGTCCTGCTCGTTGGTGCGGATCCAGACCGCGGTCAGGTTGTCGACGTCGTAGTCGACACCTTCGACCGCGTCCTCGTGCACCAACCAGGTCGTACGTACGAGAGTGCGTTCGGCGCTGAGCGGGATCGCCATCGACGTCACGGCGTGGTCGGAAAGGAAGTGCGACCAGAAGTTCGGCTGGTGGTGCAGACTGCAGCGCCCGAGCCGAGTGATGTCGAGATCGCCGAGCAGCTTGCGAGATGCCGCGCTGCCGTCGAGCGTGTACGACTCGCCTGCCCCGTCGAGAGGCTCGCGTTGGATGCGGAACGCCGACTGCCGGCCGCTGATCTCCTCGATCGCCTCGTACGGCATGCCGCGCTGTTCGCAGGCCGCCTCGAGGTCGGCCTGCGCTTGGAGATACCGCGCATGCGCAGGCAGCAACCGCTTCGGGATCTCGTCCTCGGCGTAGCCGTACGTCGGGAAGAAGGTGCACATCAGCTCGGGGTGCCCGGCTTCGCAGTGGTAGCACTCGCGGTTGTTCTCCATCACCAGCTTCCAGTTGGCGTCCTCGATGGTGTCGGTCTGAGCGGCC
The sequence above is drawn from the Nocardioidaceae bacterium SCSIO 66511 genome and encodes:
- the cydC gene encoding thiol reductant ABC exporter subunit CydC, yielding MNRQLVLGGALGVLASWSAIGLLLTSGWLISRAAEQPPVLYLMVAIVGVRAFGVARGALRYAERLLTHDGALRTLTKVRIAVYEQLERRAPAGLGDRRRGDLVARVVGDVDSLQDSLLRVRLPWLVTSTAAAGTTVLVAVLLPPAGLVLVGSATILVAGVPALVRIAGERTASQVAPLRGDLAAAAAETVYAAPDLVAYEATPLVRDRIDVIDARLRRTERKCAWLEGLGSAVVLVVLGAAVGAMLWLGVPAVENGTLAPVLLAVIALAPVALLDPLDGLAEMSQTRARVAGARERLDQLGRSPLPVTDPTEEARPAGHAVEVRGLAAAWPNGPLVLQNVALDLPEGGVVTVTGPSGSGKSTLAAVLLKFLEPSAGKVRIGGVDIESLTGDQVRGVVGMLGQDEHVFDTSIRENLRIARADAGDERLWTALDDAGLGEFVRTLPAGLDTAVGENGARLSGGERQRLGLARLLLGDHRVLILDEPTEQLDEETGDALLADLLALATERSILLITHRPTTQLSHVVRGETALLRR
- a CDS encoding Rieske (2Fe-2S) protein, translating into MTVSHPITRRNAIGIGGGAVGAAVLAACGGSSDGESDGGSGGSTTTGDAPKPKSGESIAKVSDVPVGGSTQADVNGEAILLSQPTKGEVVAFSSVCTHQGCAVKPDGAELHCPCHNSIFDAATGQVKSGPAPEPLAKVSVKVQGNEIVAT
- a CDS encoding sigma-70 family RNA polymerase sigma factor gives rise to the protein MPDAQAEMLRSLHDEYGAALWAFALRGTRGDAAAAEDVVQETLLRAWRHIDTLDPEQGSPRAWLYSVAHRVMIDGWRKSSRMREVVEADVPERATPDNTDGLLDGWLVEEALGRLSADHRAVLLECYYRGQSTRAAADRLGIPEGTVKSRTHYALRALRLVLAEMGVTS
- a CDS encoding zf-HC2 domain-containing protein; this translates as MTDPYAQSSDPFEQYDAAYVLGALSPGDRRDFERHLESCDRCARSVRELAGMPGIMAHADPLADDWPAPPLPDTLLPRMLAIREKERRRRNWLVRGLIAGAAAVLMVVVGVAVTVSDDSDDGPSGSSVSALAFKQLVESPVHASGDLNAVDWGTRIDIDCTYDAGTGYEERSYKLVVADADGSRQQVAVWKVRPGQDVALTGSTDLAPGEITAIDIVDADGNSLLRAKP
- a CDS encoding hybrid-cluster NAD(P)-dependent oxidoreductase, with protein sequence MTEILTRTPAVDLGVDLGVDEIAQPLRCTRIDDITHDVRSFTFSLPRPLRFDAGQYLTLVVDVDGQTLERCYTISSPPTRPDAVTITVKRVPGGPVSNWLHDNLGVDDWVDVRGPLGVFSTANHAAPRYLFLSAGSGITPLMSMTRAMYDRGDRSDVVFLHNARTPVDIVFRDELETLAREAFLSVTAICEGDASTELWNGPRGRLDLPLLLRLVPDLHEREVFTCGPPPYMEAVRELLRTAGVDPERCHEESFTIAESPTPAAQTAAGSATGHTIELRRSGRTVTCDGGSTILDAVSGAGVVVPTSCGEGVCGTCKQSMLEGEVDMQHAGGIRPREIADGKILLCCSKPLSDLVIDV
- a CDS encoding aromatic ring-hydroxylating dioxygenase subunit alpha — encoded protein: MTTFADPTPVTSTARLVESRVPGRALEAPFYTSDDFFDLDIKAIFARQWLFVASTAEVPEPGDYLTIDIGPYPVMVIRDDDGEVRALHNVCRHRGARVLTEPTGSTGNIVCGYHQWTYAPDGTLLHAGQQAPDFDRSCFALKSVHTRVVGGLIFICLAQEPPADFAEVAGRTLPYLAPHQLHRTKVAAQTDTIEDANWKLVMENNRECYHCEAGHPELMCTFFPTYGYAEDEIPKRLLPAHARYLQAQADLEAACEQRGMPYEAIEEISGRQSAFRIQREPLDGAGESYTLDGSAASRKLLGDLDITRLGRCSLHHQPNFWSHFLSDHAVTSMAIPLSAERTLVRTTWLVHEDAVEGVDYDVDNLTAVWIRTNEQDAELVVRAQTGVRSPAYEPGPYAPNEYQVDAFCDWYITEVGRYLHS